The region TCGAGTCGGTGCGCGACGAAGCGCCGATGGCGTACAAACCGGCGGACGCGATTCGAGAGGCAATCGAGCCGACCGCTGACGTTGTGGAGCGGTTGGACGTGGTGCACAACCTCAAGGCGAAGTAGACCGGGTTCGAGGCCGGGTTTTGTTGTGTGAGAATTGCTTTTCAGGTGTTTCGTTACGAGCTGGGTTCGGTCGTTCCGGAATTGCAGTTGCAAGAGAAGCTGTCCGCGAACGCTCGGCCCAGTTCAGTCCATCCACACACCGCACTACTTGTCCTCCTTCACGCGCCGTTCGGCTGACCGGTATCGCCCAGCCCGTCCGTGGTCGGTGGCGCGCGCTGACGGGACGGTTCGACCGAAAAACGTAACGTCACCGGCGACTCGCCGTGAAACCCCACCACGGTCGGTAGCGGGCCGTTTCCTATTCCACCGGTTCGAACACGGGCGCTGGCATGCCGTCCAGTTCGACGGTATCCGCGAACTCGACGGACGCGCCGATTTCGACGCCCTCATCGCCACGGATACGTCCCATGAGCTTCGTCTCCCCGAGGTCGATGACGCCGACCTGATACGGCCCCTCGAATCCCACCGGCGGGACGGTTATCGTCGTCTCGCTGTGAACGGTGCCGGTGGTCGGCAGGGAGCAGGTATCGAGGATTCTGTCGCCACAATCGATGCAGGCGCGTTTGGGCGTCGCGGTGACGTGCCCGCAGGACCGGCATTCGAGTCCGACGAGTTCGCCGTCTTCGAGGCGGTCCCGCCAGTCGGCGTAGGCCAGCGGCCCCGATTCCGACGTTCGGTCCCCGCTCATGCTCGTGCCTCCAGAACGGTGACGACGGTCGTCGCGGCGTCGCCGCCGAGGTTGTGCGCGACTGCAGTTCGTGCGTCATCGACCTGCCGGTCGGCGGCGTCGCCGCGGAGCTGTTCGGTCAATTCCACGAGTTGGGCCGTCCCCGTGGCACCGATGGGATGGCCCTTCGCCTTGAGGCCGCCGCTCGGGTTGACGGGCATCTCGCCGTCGATGTACGTCTCGCCGTCGGCCGCCGCACGCCCGCCGGTTCCGTCCTCGAAGAGGCCGAGCGCCTCGATGGCCAGCACCTCTGCCCCGGTGAAGCAGTCGTGGACCTCGGCGACGTCCACGTCGTCCGCGGTGATTCCTGCCTGTTCGTAGGCTTCGGCGGCCGCGTCGCGGGCCGCCCGGGTTTCGGGAAGCGACGCCTTGTCCGCGAGCGGCACCGCGTCGGTTCGGTGTCCGACGCCGGTCACGGAAACCGGTTCACCGGTGAAACTGTCGGCGAGGTCGTCCGAGACGACGAGGACCGCCGATGCGCCGTCGGAGAACGGGCAGCAGTCCATCAGGTGAAACGGGTCCGCGATGATGGGGGTTTCGAGCACCGCCTCGACGTCGGTGTCGCGGCCGAAATGCGCCTTCGGGTTGAACTGGCCGTGGTGATGGTTCTTGACGGCGACTTCGGCGAGTTGCTCTTCCGTCGTACCGTACTCGTGCATGTGTCGCTTCGTCAGGAGCGCGAATACGCCGGGGAACGTCAACCCGGTCGGTTGTTCGTACTGGCGGTGGGATGCGCCCGCGAAAATTCGGGTCATCTCACCGGTTCCGAGGCCCGTCTCGGGGGTACAGCGCTCGACGCCGCCGACCAAGGCGACGTCGTGGACGCCGGATTCGACCGCCTGCACGGCGTGTTTGAACGCGTTCGAGGAGGTCGCACAGGCGTCCTCGAAGCGCTGACAGGGGATTCCCTGCAACCCGATGTGGGTCGCCAGCTTCGGCGCGAGGTGGGTGTCGGATTCGGTCTGGCCGCCCAGCGCGTTGCCGAGGTAGAAGGCGTCGATTTCGTCGCCAGCGATGCCCGCGTCGTCCATCGACGCGAACGCGGCGTCCGCAAACAGTTCCTCCAACGGTTGGTCGTGCGGGCCGAACGAAGTCATTCCGCCCCCGACGATGGTAGCTCGTGTCACTATACTCACCTCTCTCGGGGAGTGTCAATAATCCACCGCCCGCCGTCGGGCGACGAACGCGAAACCGAAACCGGTCAGTTCTCCCCGTCGTCGCCGGTCAACCGCGCGAGCGTCTCGGCGGACACCCCGGCCTCCCGGAGGACGGATTCGGTGTGTTCGCCGTGGTTCGGAAGCCGAGTCGGAACCGACCGCTCGTCGGATTCGAAGGCCGGGAAGCCGATTCGCGGCGGGGCGTCGTCCGAACTGACGACCATCCCGCGTTCGCGTGCCTGTTCGTGGTCGAAGGCTTCGGTCACGGTGTGAACGCCGCCGACGGCCGTGTCCACGTCGTCCAACTCGGCGAGCCAGTCGGCCATCGTCCGCTCTTCGAAAGTGTCCCGGAGGGTGTCGCGCACGGCCGCCCGAACCGCCGGGTCGTCGCTCAGGTGCTCGTCTATCAGTTCGGGGCGGTCGATGGCGGTACAGAGCGCCGTCCAGAACTTCGGTTCGAGCGCGGCGACCGTGAGGTAGCGGCCGTCGCCGGTGCGATAAACGTCGTAGCAGGGGAACTCGCCCG is a window of Haladaptatus paucihalophilus DX253 DNA encoding:
- a CDS encoding thiolase domain-containing protein, giving the protein MTRATIVGGGMTSFGPHDQPLEELFADAAFASMDDAGIAGDEIDAFYLGNALGGQTESDTHLAPKLATHIGLQGIPCQRFEDACATSSNAFKHAVQAVESGVHDVALVGGVERCTPETGLGTGEMTRIFAGASHRQYEQPTGLTFPGVFALLTKRHMHEYGTTEEQLAEVAVKNHHHGQFNPKAHFGRDTDVEAVLETPIIADPFHLMDCCPFSDGASAVLVVSDDLADSFTGEPVSVTGVGHRTDAVPLADKASLPETRAARDAAAEAYEQAGITADDVDVAEVHDCFTGAEVLAIEALGLFEDGTGGRAAADGETYIDGEMPVNPSGGLKAKGHPIGATGTAQLVELTEQLRGDAADRQVDDARTAVAHNLGGDAATTVVTVLEARA
- a CDS encoding Zn-ribbon domain-containing OB-fold protein, with protein sequence MSGDRTSESGPLAYADWRDRLEDGELVGLECRSCGHVTATPKRACIDCGDRILDTCSLPTTGTVHSETTITVPPVGFEGPYQVGVIDLGETKLMGRIRGDEGVEIGASVEFADTVELDGMPAPVFEPVE